From the Pseudomonas sp. SORT22 genome, one window contains:
- a CDS encoding GNAT family N-acetyltransferase — protein MNPLGLSFRPIGQGDLPFLEHLYATTRAGEMRHSGWSAEQIAQFLRQQFNAQHQYYQAHYPDGEFLLVERQGQAIGRLYLFWGQTALNLIDIALLPACIGHGTGSAILDDLLRRADQRGLACELCVEHYNPAQRLYARLGFIPVGESGVYRRLRREPVPGCLMAQAS, from the coding sequence ATGAACCCACTCGGTTTGAGTTTCCGCCCCATCGGCCAAGGCGACCTGCCTTTCCTTGAGCATTTGTACGCCACCACCCGCGCCGGCGAAATGCGCCACAGCGGCTGGTCGGCCGAGCAGATTGCGCAGTTTCTGCGCCAGCAATTCAATGCCCAGCACCAGTATTACCAGGCCCATTACCCGGACGGTGAGTTCCTCCTGGTCGAACGCCAGGGCCAGGCCATCGGCCGCCTGTACCTGTTCTGGGGGCAGACTGCACTCAACCTCATCGATATCGCCTTGTTGCCCGCCTGCATTGGCCACGGCACTGGCAGCGCCATTCTCGACGACTTACTGCGCCGCGCCGACCAGCGCGGGCTCGCCTGCGAGCTGTGTGTCGAGCACTACAATCCGGCGCAACGGCTGTATGCAAGGCTTGGTTTTATCCCGGTCGGCGAGTCGGGGGTCTACCGCCGCCTGCGGCGTGAGCCGGTGCCTGGCTGCCTGATGGCGCAGGCCTCATGA
- a CDS encoding tail fiber protein, with product MSDPFLGEIKMFGGNFAPRGYAMCSGQLMAISQNAALFSILGTIYGGDGRVTFGLPDLRGRSPVGWGQGPGLGEVDLGETGGSQNTTLTVQQMPMHSHPLMVSTEAAGADKGTASLVLAQSGDANLGTVNIYGNPTALTNLAAQSCGVAGGNQPFNNLSPYLGLSMIIATEGIFPSRG from the coding sequence ATGAGTGATCCCTTCCTCGGTGAGATCAAGATGTTCGGTGGCAACTTTGCGCCCCGTGGTTATGCAATGTGCAGTGGGCAATTGATGGCGATATCGCAAAACGCCGCGCTGTTTTCGATCCTCGGCACGATCTATGGCGGCGACGGCCGGGTCACCTTCGGCTTGCCCGACCTGCGCGGCCGCTCGCCCGTCGGTTGGGGCCAGGGCCCGGGCCTGGGTGAAGTCGATCTCGGTGAAACGGGAGGTAGCCAGAACACTACGCTGACCGTGCAGCAAATGCCGATGCACAGCCATCCGCTAATGGTCTCGACGGAAGCTGCCGGCGCCGACAAGGGCACGGCAAGCCTGGTGCTGGCGCAGAGCGGCGATGCCAACCTGGGCACGGTCAACATCTATGGCAACCCCACGGCGCTGACCAACCTGGCAGCGCAAAGCTGTGGCGTTGCCGGTGGCAATCAGCCCTTCAACAACCTCAGCCCGTACCTGGGCCTGAGCATGATCATCGCCACCGAAGGCATCTTCCCTTCGCGCGGTTGA
- a CDS encoding DUF4347 domain-containing protein: MKFIDRFKRQGRPVPTPAVQAPLLFALEPRIMFDASVAVVAQEATAEAAKDTGKDSASDTAQADKAALATADTRGASASERHEVVFVDGQISNPQEALKGLPAGSEVVVLDPGKDGLQQMADYLKGRSDLDAIHVFSHGASGTVQLGNVWLSSSNLADHGETLQSIGQSLKADGDLMLYGCQVGKDDAGQAFVSQLASLTGADIGASSDDTGSGALGGNWTLERSSGPLATTALALNDYQELLATSWSTGSAPLSGTTIAAGSRVVVGDFDNDGDADILYQTGGNGTLWAFARSNGNGSFTLQSLAQSPFAGLSLPDHTGSNYHVADFDGDGDLDVLAGVNGTTGTYLRNDGGSFSSQSTASFPAPAAGSRMLAADFDNDGDADLLYQTGANGTGFAYARSNGNGTFTLLTLAQSPFAGLTLPDHNGSNYYAADIDGDGDIDVLAGSNATTGVYLRNDGASFSSQSTASFPAPAAFGRMVLADFDSDGDADILYQTGGNGTAFAYARSNGDGTFTLQTLAQSPLAGLSLVDHTGTTYRAADFDGDGDIDLYGGFNGTAGNLYVQNDRPPIVVSSTPSDNASNVDTNANIVLTFNEAVSKGSSGNIYIVRTFDNVVVQTIAIGSAQISGSGTTWTIALPVPLALGTGYAIRLDAKTFVDGDGAIFKGVKNNTTLNFTTKSNDPPVLSNLNGDSNTFIEGGAPVLLDAGGNALLTDLDSADFNGGNVTVAITANRVSGEDLLGIFNQGSGAGQIGVSGSNVTYAGVIIGSFAGGSASSNLVISLNSNATAAAVQALVRNLTYSNSNNGDISTAARTVQVSINDGDSASDASALVSVNVSAVNDAPTVTASGGTPTFTEGGAPVDLFSAVVVSTVEAGQGIKQLTFTVSNVSDPGNERLTLDGSNIDLVNGASGTTAINGFSYSVTLSGATATVTLTKAAGISSGLTQTLIDGVQYSNLSHAPTIGTRVITLSGVADTGGTGNGGADSTSLAISATVTVQASNDAPSLSGGPFVLPGTDEDSSSSGQLIASILAGLSHGDVDGAGSLSGVAVIGSSGNGFWQYSSDGFSWADIGAVSSSAGLLLSSTTQVRFVPDGANAGSASLTLRAWDQTSGTASSNSVRRTGDTTINGGSSSFSVGTAQAQITISAVNDAPLLTPTAPVLIGITDGQLNNPGQTVASFLSGVTDVDTGALVGIAITGLNSGTGTWQYSTDGSTWSDIGAVAGNSALLLRGSDKLRLVPDGAHAMVATLTYKAWDQTGASAGQQGSKVDTTASGASTAFSIASDTASITVTAVNDAPNLSTSAGSAHFVEGNNGPSTPVVIDSGLTLSDSDNSTLASARVSIIGNFQGGFDVLAFTNNPATMGNISASYDVSTGVLTLTSAGAAATLAQWQAALASVTFSNQSESPSTATRTLSFVVNDGTLDSPAATRTLTVATVDDTPVIATSGGSETYFENAGPVAIDSGLTLSDIDSNTLASATISITGNFRAGQDVLEFSSGSPITGNINASYNAATGVLTLTSAGATATLWQWQVALQSVGYRNVSDNPDTSTRTVSFSVNDGNSDSAVASKAVNIQAVNDAGILSVPSSLNFNEDASGTVSGISISDADAGSGQVTLTLSVALGQLHANSGAGVTVNTLGSGLILVGSVSDINAFIAANGVSYIGAANGNGNVNLTVTYNDGGNTGSGGAQLTQRVVTLAIGAVNDAPVNQVPSSQNVLQDGSLTFNNGNGNLISISDVDAGSAALQVTLTASNGLLTLSSLSGLVFTVGSGTGDASMTFTGSQSDINAALNGLVFSPVAGYHGSASLQITTSDLGGSGSGGAQTDTDTVSINVASLNPRVTDVSAQSANGSYKTGDSITLTLTFDQMVSVDTTGGIPALLLETGLIDRYATYVAGSGTNTLTFQYTVQAGDTSADLDYAGSAALALNGAVIRNATFDNAVLTLPTPGSAHSLGANHNLVIDGIAPQVTSVSVPANGTYVAGQQLDFTVNLSEAVTVTGTPRLQITLDTGGTVFADYLSGSGTGALVFRLTVSSGQLDSNGITLGSNLVLNGGSVRDQAGNLAGATLNNVGSTTGVNVDAVAPVIGSVAVPAAGSYKAGDVLSFTVNASEALIVDTSTGTPRLQLTIGGLSRYASYVSGSGSGQLLFQYSVDAGVNDADGIQLGSTLDLNGGTLRDAAGNGLVLALNGLGSTAGVLVDTLAPSAGALLAIDASPSNAGSVRYNLTFSEAVSGVDASDFSLVFSGTANGSISSVTSLDGRTYSVLVSGLSGVGSLRLDLNSSATGISDAAGNSLSNGQSGASYQIDRVAPTVNSVTVPANGNYVAGQHLDFTVNLSEAVMVTGTPRLQITLDTGGTVFADYLSGSGTGALVFRLTVSNGQLDSTGISLGSGLVLNGGALRDSVGNDALISLNNVASTSGVLVDAVLPTVASVSVPAAGSYNAGDVLSFTVNASEALIVDTSAGTPRLQLTIGGLTRYASYVSGSGSGQLVFQYSVQAGNNDADGIQVGSTLDLNGGTVRDAAGNPLNLGLNGLASTTGVRIDTAAPQVADIVRVDVSPSNSGSLRYTVSFDESVSGVDLADFSLAFSASASGRISSVTQLDGRTYSVLVDNLSGVGTLRLDLNPTGTGITDAAGNALAGGLQGSSYSIDRVAPSVTAVAVPAAGSYVAGQGLEFSVQLDEAVLVDTAAGAPRLAVTLDNGRVVYADYVSGSGSNTLVFRLTISPGLQASNGLSVAPSLDLNGSTVRDARGNDAGTGLSNVASTAGILVDARAPRPAEIAVQTPATPGERTLSYTLSFDEAVSGVDAADFSVLSSGSATGVVQSVQQLDARTYRVTLGSISGQGGLGLSLNALNSGIRDGAGNALAVSMSSPLYQLPNQDVGDLEFRVNPPVSNPAVSVPLLQPQVPQLPSVASTSPMLPAPLFEERTLGSGIDTLGSIFIHNGLSAPSFIAQVFASSDGSGDGSGQGFLGFGGGDGGVFGTSTFAALFAREAAPEGESMRVFDGKQWRTTDPAQGLRAVFGAASLEQQLQDIKDAEQRPVRELAMALAQPTQIGNRT, translated from the coding sequence ATGAAGTTCATCGACCGATTCAAACGCCAGGGCCGGCCAGTGCCCACCCCTGCCGTTCAGGCACCGCTGTTGTTTGCCCTGGAACCGCGGATCATGTTCGACGCCTCGGTTGCGGTGGTTGCCCAGGAGGCAACTGCCGAGGCCGCCAAGGACACCGGCAAAGACAGCGCAAGCGATACCGCGCAGGCCGACAAGGCCGCGCTGGCCACGGCCGATACGCGTGGCGCCAGTGCCAGCGAACGCCATGAAGTGGTGTTTGTCGATGGCCAGATCAGCAACCCGCAGGAAGCCCTCAAGGGCCTGCCGGCGGGCAGTGAAGTGGTGGTGCTCGACCCGGGCAAGGACGGCCTGCAGCAAATGGCCGACTACCTCAAGGGCCGCAGCGACCTGGATGCCATCCATGTATTTTCCCACGGTGCGTCGGGTACCGTGCAGTTGGGCAATGTCTGGCTGAGCAGCAGCAACCTTGCCGATCACGGCGAGACGCTGCAGTCCATCGGCCAGTCGCTCAAGGCCGACGGCGACCTGATGCTGTATGGCTGCCAGGTCGGCAAGGACGATGCTGGCCAGGCCTTTGTCAGCCAGCTGGCAAGCCTGACCGGTGCCGACATCGGCGCCTCCAGCGACGACACCGGTAGCGGTGCGCTGGGCGGCAACTGGACCCTGGAGCGCAGCAGCGGCCCGCTGGCAACCACGGCCCTGGCGCTCAACGATTACCAGGAGCTGCTGGCCACCTCCTGGAGTACCGGCAGCGCGCCGCTGAGCGGCACCACCATCGCCGCCGGCAGCCGGGTGGTGGTGGGCGATTTCGACAACGACGGCGACGCCGACATCCTCTACCAGACCGGGGGCAATGGTACGCTCTGGGCATTTGCGCGCAGCAACGGCAACGGCAGCTTCACCCTGCAAAGCCTGGCGCAGTCGCCCTTTGCCGGGTTGTCGCTGCCGGACCATACCGGCTCCAACTACCACGTTGCCGACTTCGATGGCGACGGCGACCTCGATGTGCTGGCCGGGGTCAACGGCACTACCGGCACCTACCTGCGCAACGACGGCGGCAGTTTCAGCAGCCAGTCGACGGCAAGCTTCCCGGCGCCAGCGGCCGGCTCACGGATGCTCGCCGCTGACTTCGACAACGATGGCGACGCCGACCTGCTGTACCAGACCGGCGCCAACGGCACCGGCTTCGCCTATGCGCGCAGCAACGGCAACGGCACCTTTACCTTGTTGACCCTGGCGCAATCACCCTTTGCCGGGTTGACGCTGCCGGACCACAACGGCAGCAACTACTACGCCGCCGACATCGACGGCGACGGTGACATCGACGTACTGGCCGGCAGTAACGCCACCACCGGGGTCTACCTGCGCAATGACGGCGCCTCCTTCAGCAGCCAGTCAACCGCCTCGTTCCCGGCCCCGGCAGCGTTCGGCCGCATGGTGCTGGCCGACTTCGACAGCGATGGCGATGCCGACATCCTCTACCAGACTGGCGGCAACGGCACAGCCTTCGCCTATGCGCGCAGCAACGGCGACGGCACCTTCACCCTGCAGACCCTGGCCCAGTCGCCGCTGGCCGGCCTGAGCCTGGTCGATCATACCGGCACCACCTATCGCGCCGCCGACTTCGACGGCGACGGCGATATCGACCTGTATGGTGGGTTCAACGGCACCGCCGGCAACCTGTATGTACAGAACGACCGCCCACCGATCGTGGTCAGCTCGACGCCCAGCGACAACGCCAGCAACGTCGACACCAACGCCAACATCGTGCTGACCTTCAACGAAGCGGTGAGCAAGGGTAGCAGCGGCAACATCTACATCGTGCGCACCTTCGACAATGTCGTGGTCCAGACCATCGCCATTGGCAGTGCGCAGATCAGCGGCTCCGGCACCACCTGGACCATCGCCCTGCCGGTCCCCCTGGCACTGGGCACCGGCTATGCCATCCGCCTGGACGCCAAGACCTTCGTCGATGGCGATGGCGCGATCTTCAAGGGGGTGAAGAACAACACCACGCTGAACTTCACCACCAAGTCCAATGACCCGCCGGTGCTGAGCAACCTCAATGGCGACAGCAACACCTTTATCGAGGGTGGGGCGCCGGTGCTGCTCGATGCCGGCGGCAATGCGCTGCTCACCGACCTGGACTCGGCGGACTTCAACGGCGGCAACGTCACTGTGGCGATCACCGCCAACCGGGTCAGCGGCGAAGACCTGCTGGGGATCTTCAACCAGGGCAGCGGGGCCGGGCAGATCGGTGTCTCGGGCAGCAACGTGACTTATGCCGGGGTGATCATCGGCAGCTTTGCCGGCGGCAGCGCCAGCAGCAACCTGGTGATCTCGCTCAACAGCAACGCGACCGCCGCTGCGGTGCAGGCGCTGGTGCGCAACCTGACCTACAGCAACAGCAACAATGGCGATATCTCAACCGCGGCGCGTACGGTGCAGGTCAGCATCAACGATGGCGACAGCGCCAGCGACGCCAGCGCCCTGGTCAGCGTCAATGTCAGCGCGGTCAACGATGCACCGACGGTAACCGCCAGCGGCGGCACCCCGACCTTCACCGAAGGTGGCGCGCCGGTCGACCTGTTCAGCGCGGTGGTGGTGTCTACCGTCGAGGCCGGGCAGGGCATCAAGCAGCTGACCTTCACCGTCAGCAATGTCAGTGATCCCGGCAACGAGCGCCTGACCCTCGACGGCAGCAACATCGACCTGGTCAACGGCGCCTCGGGCACCACGGCCATCAACGGCTTCAGCTATTCGGTGACGCTCAGCGGCGCGACCGCGACGGTGACCCTGACCAAGGCCGCCGGCATCAGCAGCGGCCTGACCCAGACGCTGATCGATGGCGTGCAATACAGCAACCTCAGCCATGCGCCGACAATCGGCACCCGGGTGATCACCTTGAGCGGCGTGGCGGACACCGGCGGCACCGGCAATGGCGGTGCCGACAGCACTTCGCTGGCCATCAGCGCAACGGTCACGGTGCAGGCCAGCAACGATGCGCCCAGCCTCTCGGGCGGGCCGTTCGTGCTGCCGGGCACCGATGAAGACAGCAGCTCCAGCGGCCAGCTGATTGCAAGCATTCTTGCCGGGCTGAGCCATGGCGATGTCGACGGCGCCGGTTCGCTGAGCGGCGTCGCCGTGATCGGCAGCAGCGGTAATGGCTTCTGGCAGTACTCCAGCGACGGATTCAGTTGGGCCGACATCGGCGCGGTCTCCAGCAGCGCCGGCCTGCTGCTGTCGAGCACCACGCAAGTGCGTTTCGTCCCCGATGGCGCCAATGCCGGTAGCGCCAGCCTGACCTTACGGGCCTGGGACCAGACCAGCGGCACGGCCTCCAGCAACTCAGTACGCCGCACTGGCGACACCACCATTAACGGCGGCAGCAGCAGCTTCTCGGTCGGCACCGCGCAGGCGCAGATCACAATCAGCGCGGTCAACGACGCGCCGCTGCTGACCCCGACTGCACCGGTGCTCATCGGCATCACTGATGGCCAGCTGAACAACCCCGGGCAAACCGTTGCCAGCTTCCTCAGTGGCGTAACCGATGTCGACACCGGCGCCCTTGTCGGTATCGCCATCACCGGCCTGAACAGCGGCACCGGCACCTGGCAGTACAGCACCGATGGCAGCACCTGGAGCGATATCGGCGCCGTGGCCGGCAACAGCGCCTTGCTGCTGCGCGGTAGCGACAAGCTGCGCCTGGTGCCCGACGGCGCCCACGCCATGGTGGCAACCCTGACCTACAAGGCCTGGGACCAGACTGGCGCCTCGGCAGGGCAGCAGGGCAGCAAGGTCGACACCACGGCCAGCGGCGCCAGCACGGCGTTTTCCATCGCCAGCGACACTGCCAGCATCACCGTCACGGCGGTCAATGACGCGCCGAACCTGAGCACCAGCGCTGGCAGCGCGCACTTCGTCGAGGGCAACAACGGCCCCTCGACCCCGGTAGTCATCGACAGCGGCCTGACCCTGAGCGATTCCGACAACAGCACCCTGGCCAGCGCCAGGGTCAGCATTATCGGTAATTTCCAGGGCGGTTTCGACGTGCTGGCATTTACCAACAACCCGGCAACCATGGGCAACATCAGCGCCAGCTACGACGTTTCCACCGGCGTGCTGACCCTGACCTCCGCAGGCGCCGCTGCCACCCTTGCGCAGTGGCAGGCGGCATTGGCCTCGGTGACCTTCAGCAACCAGAGCGAATCGCCCAGCACGGCTACCCGGACCCTGAGTTTCGTGGTCAACGACGGCACCCTGGACAGCCCGGCCGCGACGCGCACCTTGACCGTGGCGACAGTAGACGACACGCCGGTGATCGCCACCAGCGGCGGCAGCGAAACCTACTTCGAGAACGCAGGGCCCGTGGCAATCGACAGCGGGCTGACGCTCAGCGACATCGACAGCAACACCCTGGCCAGCGCTACCATCAGCATCACCGGCAACTTCCGCGCCGGCCAGGATGTACTGGAGTTCAGCTCCGGTTCGCCGATTACGGGCAACATCAACGCCAGTTACAACGCCGCGACCGGCGTCCTGACCCTGACGTCGGCGGGGGCCACCGCGACCCTTTGGCAGTGGCAGGTCGCCCTGCAATCGGTGGGCTATCGCAACGTTTCCGACAACCCCGACACCTCGACGCGCACCGTGTCGTTCTCGGTCAATGACGGCAACAGCGACAGCGCCGTCGCCAGCAAGGCCGTCAACATCCAGGCCGTCAACGACGCCGGGATCCTCAGCGTACCGAGCAGCCTGAACTTCAATGAAGATGCTTCTGGCACGGTGTCGGGCATTTCCATCAGCGATGCCGATGCCGGCAGCGGGCAGGTCACCCTGACCCTGAGCGTGGCGCTGGGCCAACTGCACGCCAACAGTGGCGCCGGCGTCACGGTCAACACGCTGGGCAGCGGTCTGATACTGGTCGGCTCGGTATCGGACATCAACGCCTTTATCGCCGCCAACGGGGTCTCCTACATCGGCGCCGCCAACGGCAACGGCAACGTCAACCTGACGGTGACCTACAACGATGGCGGCAACACGGGCAGCGGCGGGGCGCAGCTCACTCAGCGGGTGGTGACACTGGCCATTGGTGCGGTCAACGATGCGCCGGTCAACCAGGTACCGAGTAGCCAGAACGTCCTTCAGGACGGCTCGCTGACCTTCAACAACGGCAACGGCAACCTGATCAGCATCAGCGATGTTGACGCCGGCAGCGCCGCCTTGCAGGTGACCTTGACCGCCAGCAATGGCCTGCTGACGCTGTCGAGCCTCAGCGGCCTGGTGTTTACCGTCGGCAGCGGCACGGGCGATGCGAGCATGACCTTCACCGGCTCGCAAAGCGATATCAATGCCGCGCTCAACGGCCTGGTGTTCTCCCCGGTGGCCGGCTACCACGGTTCGGCCAGCCTGCAGATCACCACCAGCGACCTGGGCGGCAGCGGCAGCGGCGGGGCGCAGACCGACACCGACACCGTTAGCATCAACGTCGCCTCGTTGAACCCGCGGGTTACCGATGTCTCGGCGCAGAGCGCCAATGGCAGCTACAAGACCGGCGACAGCATTACCCTGACCCTGACCTTCGACCAGATGGTCAGCGTCGACACCACTGGCGGCATCCCGGCCTTGCTGCTGGAAACCGGCCTTATCGATCGCTATGCCACCTATGTGGCCGGCTCGGGCACTAACACCCTGACGTTCCAGTACACCGTGCAGGCCGGTGATACCAGCGCCGACCTCGACTACGCCGGCAGCGCCGCCCTGGCCCTCAATGGTGCAGTGATTCGCAACGCCACCTTCGACAATGCCGTTTTGACATTGCCAACGCCGGGCTCCGCCCATTCGCTGGGGGCCAACCACAACCTGGTCATCGACGGCATCGCGCCGCAGGTTACCAGTGTCAGCGTGCCGGCCAATGGCACCTACGTCGCCGGCCAGCAGCTGGACTTCACCGTCAACCTCAGCGAGGCAGTGACGGTGACCGGTACACCGCGCCTGCAGATCACCCTGGACACTGGCGGCACCGTGTTCGCCGATTACCTTTCCGGCTCCGGGACCGGCGCGCTGGTATTCCGCCTGACGGTCAGCAGCGGTCAGCTCGATAGCAACGGCATCACCCTTGGCAGCAACCTGGTGCTCAACGGCGGATCGGTTCGCGACCAGGCCGGCAATCTGGCAGGCGCGACACTCAACAACGTCGGCAGCACCACGGGCGTCAATGTCGATGCCGTGGCGCCGGTTATCGGCAGCGTCGCGGTACCGGCTGCGGGCAGCTACAAGGCCGGCGACGTGCTGAGCTTCACCGTCAACGCCAGCGAAGCGCTGATCGTCGATACCTCCACCGGTACGCCGCGCCTGCAACTGACCATTGGCGGGCTGAGCCGCTATGCCAGCTATGTGTCCGGCTCCGGTAGCGGCCAGTTGCTGTTCCAGTACAGTGTCGATGCCGGCGTCAACGATGCCGACGGCATTCAGCTCGGCAGCACCCTGGACCTCAACGGTGGTACGCTGCGCGACGCCGCCGGCAACGGCCTGGTGCTGGCCCTCAATGGCCTGGGCAGTACCGCCGGCGTGCTGGTCGATACCCTGGCACCCAGCGCTGGAGCGCTGCTGGCCATCGATGCCAGCCCGAGCAATGCCGGCAGCGTGCGCTACAACTTGACCTTCAGCGAAGCGGTCAGCGGTGTCGATGCCAGCGACTTCAGCCTGGTGTTCAGTGGCACGGCCAACGGCAGCATCAGCAGCGTCACCTCGCTGGACGGGCGCACCTACAGCGTACTGGTGTCCGGCCTGAGCGGCGTTGGCAGCCTGCGCCTGGACCTCAACAGCAGCGCCACCGGCATCAGCGACGCGGCCGGCAACAGCCTGAGCAATGGGCAGAGCGGCGCCAGCTACCAGATCGACCGGGTGGCACCGACGGTCAACAGCGTTACGGTGCCGGCCAACGGCAACTATGTCGCTGGCCAGCACCTGGACTTTACCGTCAACCTCAGCGAGGCGGTGATGGTCACCGGTACACCGCGCCTGCAAATCACCCTCGACACTGGCGGCACAGTGTTTGCTGATTATCTGTCCGGCTCTGGCACTGGCGCGCTGGTGTTCCGCCTGACGGTCAGCAACGGCCAGCTCGACAGCACCGGCATCAGCCTGGGCAGCGGCCTGGTGCTCAATGGCGGTGCACTGCGCGACAGCGTTGGCAATGACGCGCTGATCAGCCTCAACAACGTCGCCAGCACCAGTGGCGTACTGGTCGACGCTGTGCTGCCGACGGTGGCCAGCGTGTCGGTACCGGCAGCAGGCAGCTACAACGCTGGCGACGTGCTGAGCTTCACGGTCAACGCCAGTGAAGCGCTGATCGTCGATACCTCTGCCGGCACGCCGCGCCTGCAGCTGACTATTGGCGGGCTGACCCGCTATGCCAGCTATGTGTCCGGCTCTGGTAGCGGCCAGTTGGTGTTCCAGTACAGCGTGCAAGCCGGTAACAACGATGCCGATGGCATCCAGGTCGGCAGCACCCTGGATCTGAACGGTGGCACAGTGCGCGATGCGGCAGGCAACCCCCTTAACCTGGGCCTGAACGGTCTCGCCAGCACCACAGGGGTGCGTATCGATACCGCAGCGCCACAAGTGGCGGATATCGTTCGCGTCGATGTCAGCCCGAGCAACAGCGGTTCGCTGCGCTACACCGTGAGCTTCGACGAGAGCGTCAGCGGCGTTGACCTGGCCGACTTCAGCCTGGCGTTCAGCGCCAGCGCCAGCGGGCGGATCAGCAGCGTGACGCAGCTTGACGGGCGCACCTACAGCGTCCTGGTCGACAACCTCAGCGGTGTCGGCACCCTGCGCCTGGACCTGAATCCGACCGGCACCGGCATCACCGATGCGGCCGGCAACGCCCTTGCAGGGGGCCTGCAAGGCAGCAGCTACAGTATCGACCGCGTGGCGCCAAGCGTGACTGCGGTGGCGGTGCCGGCGGCGGGCAGTTATGTCGCCGGGCAGGGGCTGGAGTTCAGCGTGCAGCTGGACGAAGCGGTGCTGGTCGATACCGCCGCTGGCGCGCCGCGCCTGGCGGTCACCCTGGACAATGGCCGGGTGGTGTATGCCGATTACGTTTCCGGCTCCGGCAGCAACACCCTGGTGTTCCGCCTGACCATCAGCCCGGGCCTGCAGGCCAGCAATGGCCTGAGCGTGGCGCCGAGCCTGGACCTTAATGGCAGCACCGTGCGTGATGCACGCGGCAACGATGCCGGCACCGGCCTGAGCAACGTCGCCAGCACCGCCGGCATCCTCGTCGATGCCCGGGCACCGCGGCCTGCCGAGATCGCCGTGCAAACTCCGGCAACGCCCGGCGAGCGGACGCTGAGCTACACCTTGAGCTTTGACGAGGCGGTCAGCGGCGTCGATGCCGCTGACTTCAGCGTGCTGTCCAGCGGCAGCGCCACGGGGGTGGTGCAGTCGGTGCAGCAACTGGATGCGCGTACCTACCGGGTAACCCTGGGCAGTATCAGCGGCCAGGGCGGCCTGGGGCTGAGCCTCAACGCGCTGAACAGCGGCATCCGCGACGGCGCCGGCAATGCCCTGGCGGTGTCGATGAGCAGCCCGCTGTATCAGTTGCCGAACCAGGATGTCGGCGATCTCGAATTCCGGGTCAATCCGCCCGTCAGCAACCCGGCGGTGAGCGTACCGCTGCTGCAGCCACAAGTTCCGCAGTTGCCGTCGGTTGCCAGCACGTCGCCGATGCTGCCCGCGCCGCTGTTCGAGGAGCGCACGCTGGGCAGTGGCATCGACACCCTGGGCAGCATTTTCATTCACAACGGTCTCAGCGCGCCGAGCTTCATCGCCCAGGTATTTGCCAGCAGCGATGGCAGCGGCGACGGATCGGGGCAGGGCTTTCTCGGTTTTGGCGGCGGTGATGGGGGCGTGTTCGGCACCAGTACCTTTGCCGCCCTGTTTGCCCGCGAGGCGGCGCCGGAGGGCGAGTCGATGCGGGTTTTCGACGGCAAGCAGTGGCGCACCACCGACCCTGCCCAAGGCTTGCGCGCAGTGTTTGGCGCCGCCTCGCTGGAGCAGCAGTTGCAGGACATCAAGGACGCCGAACAGCGTCCCGTACGCGAATTGGCCATGGCTCTGGCACAGCCGACACAGATCGGCAACCGGACCTGA